The following DNA comes from Streptomyces pristinaespiralis.
GCCCGGCGTGTCACCGGTGTCGCCTGCCGCGTCGCGCTCACCGGCGTCGGCCGAACCAACAGCCACGTCGCCGTCACCGGCAGCCGCCCCGCCCTCCGCCGGCCCCACGGCGTCCGCGGCGACCGTGCCCTCGGTCGGCGGTGGCGAGTCGCCGGGCGCCGGCGTGGCCGCGTCCGCGGCGGTGTCGGCGGGCGGCCCCGCGGCCGGGGAACCGGGGGGCGTCCCCCGGGAAGGCGCAGTCACAGCGTGCTCCAGTCCTGGTCGGGATAGCGGTGGACGGGCGCCGACACATCGTCGAGCGCCCGGCGGATCTCGTCAGGAAGACTAAGCGCCTCCACCGACAACGCCGCCATGAGCTGCTGCGCGTTGCGCGCGCCGACGATCGGCGCGACCACGCCCGGCCGGTCCCTGACCCAGGCGAGCGCCACTTCCAGCGGCGTCGCCGCCAGGCCGTCCGCGGCCGTGACGACCGCGTCCACGATGCTGCTCGCCGCCTCGTCCAGGTACGGCTCCACGAAGGGCGCCATCTGCTCCGACGCGCCACGGGAGTCGGACGGCGTGGCGGTCCGGTACTTGCCGGTGAGCACCCCGCGTCCGAGCGGCGACGACGGCAGCAGCCCCACCCCAAGGTCGAGGGCGGCGGGGAGCACCTCCCGCTCCACGCCCCGCTGAAGCAGCGAGTACTCCATCTGCGTGGACGCGAGCCGGGTGCGAACGCCCGGCGCGGCCAGCTGCCAGGTCGCCGCCTTCGCCAGCTGCCAGCCGCAGAAGTTCGACACGCCCGCATACCGGGCGCGCCCGCTGCTGACGGCGATGTCCAGCGCCTGGAGCGTCTCGTCCAGCGGTGTGTCCGGGTCGAAGGCGTGGATCTGCCACAGGTCCACGTGGTCCGTGCCCAGGCGCGCCAGCGACGCGTCGAGCGCGGCGAGGAGGTGGCCGCGTGAGCCGTCGAAGCGCCGGTCGGGATCGGGCACGCTGCCCGCCTTGGTGGCGATCACGAGCTCGCTGCGCGGCACGAGCCGCTCGACGAGCTGCCCGAGCAGATACTCCGCGTCCCCGCCGCCGTACACGTCGGCGGTGTCGACCAGCGTGCCGCCCGCCTCCCAGAAAACCTTCAACTGGTCGGCAGCGTCGTGCTCGTCGGTGTCCCGGCCCCATGTGAGGGTGCCGAGCCCGATCCGGGACACGCGCAGGCCGGTGCGGCCGAGATGCCTCTGCTCCATGGGCGCTGAGATTACTGGCCAGGGGCCCACCCTGAGAGAGCCTGTGGACAACGTGCCCCTGCCGGATCGGCCCCGCCCGCGCTAGAGTCCGGGCACAGGCACGTTACTGATCAGTAAGAGGGAGCGGTTATGCGGCTCGGCATCAACCTCGGCTACTGGGGCGCGGGCATGGACGGCGACAACCTCGCCGTCGCGCAGGAGGCCGACAGGCTCGGCTACGACGTCTGCTGGGTCGCGGAGGCGTACGGCTCCGACGCCCCGACGGTGCTCAGCTGGGTCGCCGCCCAGACCGAGCGCATCGACGTCGGTTCCGCGATCCTGCAGATCCCGGCCCGCCAGCCGGCCATGACCGCGATGACCGCGGCCACCCTCGACTCGCTCTCCGGCGGCCGTTTCCGGCTCGGCCTCGGCGTCTCGGGACCGCAGGTCTCCGAGGGCTGGTACGGCGTGAAGTTCGACAAGCCGCTCGCCCGCACCCGCGAGTACGTCGAGATCGTCCGCAAGGCGATGTCCCGCGAGCGCCTGTCGTACGAGGGCGAGCACTGGACGCTGCCGCTGCCCGACGGGCCGGGCAAGCCGATCAAGCTCACCGTGCACCCGCAGCGTGAGCACATCCCGCTCTACATCGCGGCGATCGGCCCGAAGAACCTCGAGCAGACCGGTGAGATCGCCGACGGCGCCCTGCTGATCTTCCCTTCCGCCGACCACATCGAGGACACCGCGCTGCGGCACATCCGCGCGGGCCGGGAGAAGGCGGGGCTGACCATGGAGGGCTTCGACGTCTGCCCGACCCTGCCGCTCGCGGTCGGCGACGACGTGGCCGGCCTGGCCGACATGTTCCGGCCGTACACCGCGCTGTACGTCGGCGGCATGGGCAGCCGCAAGCAGAACTTCTACAACCAGCTCGCCCAGCGCATGGGTTACGAGAAGGAAGCCGCCGAGATCCAGGACAAGTACCTCGGCGGCGACAAGGCCGGCGCGGCCGCCGCCGTCCCGCACACGCTGATCGACCAGACCGCGCTGCTCGGTCCCGTGGAGCGGATCGCCGACCGGATGCAGTCCTACGCCGCTGCCGGTGTCACCACCCTGACCCTCGCACCCGCCGGCTTCACGCTCGACGAGCGGATCGGCGCACTGCGCGCCGGCACCGAGGCCCTGGAGCGCGCGGGCCTCGCCTGACACACGGCGGAGGCCCTGCCACGGGAAGTCTGCGGCCGTGGTGGGGGCTCGGGGGTCTTCCCCGCCACGGCCGTCACGCGGTACAACGCGCGACGGCCGTCGCGGTTACTGCCGACCGTGTCCTTCCTCTGGTCCGTTCGGGCGAGTTGGCCCGCCTCCCTGTTGCCTGGGCCGACGTCCCGCAATTGACTCGTTCTTTGCGGATGTCCCGAAGGTCCGACGGAGGTGGCAGTCATGCTCTCGGCCCGGAGTCTCTTCCAGGAGATCGTCGACAGCGACGACACGTTCCAGCTCTTCTGCTCCATCGCCGCCAGCGGCGAGACGCAGGGAGGCTGGGAGAACGGGCGCATCGCCGCGCTCGTCCCCGAGAGCATGCGTGACCTGGCTCCGAGGATCACCCGGCACGGGGCGGACGAGGACAAGCACGGGCGCCTGTTCAACGCCCTGCTCAAGAAGCGGCAGTTGGACCCCGTCCCGGTACCGCCGGAGACCGACTACACCATGCTGCTGGAGCAGCGGGGCATCGGCCTCGCCCACGAGAAGCTGCGCCGTGACGAGCGGCTGACGGAGCACGACATCGTCGTCTACCTCTCGCACAGCCGGGTCACCGAGCAGCGGGCGGCCGACCAGATGGAGATGCTCGTGCGGTACTTCGGCGACCATCCGGAGCTCGGCAAGCCCATCAGGATGATCTGCGACGACGAGGAGAACCACCTCGCCTACTGCCACGAGGAGCTGCTGCGTCTCGCTGCGGCCGGTCACGGCCGCACCATCCAGCGGGTGCTGCGCGAGAGCGCGCTCGCCGAGATCAAGGTCCACCGCGACGTGAGCCTCGCCGTCATGGCGCACATGGGACATCTGCTGCGCTGGTCCAAGGCCAGGTCCGCCGCGCTGGCCGCCGGCATCCACGCGATGTACGCGTACGAACGGCTCGGCGGCTGGCGTCGCATGGTGAGCCTCAGGATGCCGGAGCGCCGCGGCGCCCTCGACGGCCCCGCCGCCGCGGCTCCCGCCTTCTGAGGTGAACCGGACCCCGGTCCTGGCGCCCGTCCGCCCCCGCGCCCCGACGTGGCCGGGCCCAAAAAGCCGGGCGGCCGACGGCCTGTTGTGGATCGCCGCCGTGGCGGTCGCCTACACGGTGGTCCAACTCGCGCTCGCCGTCCCGGGGACGGGCCTCGGCTGGGACGAATCGGTCTACGTCAGCCAGGTCGCGCGCGGATCGGAAGCCGCCTTCTTCAGCGCCCCCCGCGCCCGTGGCATCACCTTCCTCGTCGCCCCGGTGACGGCTGTGACGTCCTCGGTGGAGGTGCTGCGCGTCTTCCTCGCCGTGCTGTCGGGCGCCGGCCTGTTCGCCGCCCTGGCGGTGTGGCGGACACTGCTGCCCGCGCGCGTGCTCGCCCTCGCCGGCGGCCTGTTCGCCGGCCTGTGGATCACCGTGTTCTACGGCCCGCAGGTCATGCCCAACCTCTGGGTCGCGCTCGGGGCGCTGTTCACGGTCGGCTGCTTCCTGCGGGCGGTCAGGGACCCCGCCGACCGGGCAGGGCTCCTCGGGACGGGCGCCGGCCTGGCGTTCGTCGCGCTCATGCGGCCGGGCGACGCCGTCTGGCTCCTGCTGCCGCTCGCCGCCGTCGCCCTGCTCTCCCGTACGGCCCGCCGGCCGGCGTTGCTCGTCGCACTCGTCGCAGGCACCCTCGTCGGCTGTCTGCCCTGGATCGTCGAGGCCTACGTCGCCTACGACGGGCTCCTCGCCCGGCTGCGGCGCGCCGGGGAGATCCAGGGGCACCTGGGCCCCCACTTCGCCGTCGACGACCAGATGCGCGCGCTGGAGGGCCGGTCGCTCTGCCGCCCCTGCGACATGCCGTGGCGCAAGCCGGTGACCGGGGTGTGGTTCCTCGTCCTGTGGCCGCTGGCCGCAGGCGGCGTCATGGTCGCCGCGCTCAGGCGGTGTCCCTTCACCACGGCGCCGAGCGCCGTGCGTCCCTCCGCCGTGCTGGTGCCGGCGCTGGCGGGGCTGGTGCTGGCGGTGCCGTACCTGCTGCTGATCGGCTACGCCGCGCCGCGCTTCCTGCTGCCCGCGTACGCGCTGCTGGCCCTGCCGGTCGCGGTGTGCCTGGGACGGCTCGCCGGGAGCGCCCGGCCGCATGCCGCGGCGGCCGTCGTGCTCGGCCTGGCACTGGCCGGCCATCTGACGGTCCAGTACGCCGTCCTGAACGGAACGGTGGAACGCGGCAGGGACAACAACAAGGCCTTCGAAAGGATCACCGCGGAGCTGCGCCGCAACGGTGTGCGGGCTCCGTGCGTGATCAGCGGCAGTGAGGCGCCGAGGATCGCCCTGCGCACCGGCTGCGCGTCCCGCCAGACCGGCGGTCACGACGGCAGCATCACCAGGGCCGCACTCGCGCGGCTCGGCGACCGGCGGGCGGTGGCCTACGTGGTGGACGGCCGCGACCGGCCACCGTCGTTCACCCGCGGCTGGCGGCCGCTGACCCTGCCGGGACTCCCGTCCCGTCCCGAGCTCCGGGCCTATCTCAGTCCCGCGGCCGCGCCGCCCACGGCGGGGCGCTGACCGCCGCGCCGGCACCAGATGCTCAGAGCCAGCCGCGCCGCTTGAAGAGACGGAACAGGCCGTAGACGGCGCCCGCCATCAGCACCAGCACCGCCGGGTACGCCCACCCCTGCCTGAGCTCCCACATGTGCTCGAAGTTCATCCCGTAGACCCCCGCCACCATCGTCGGCACCGCCGCCATGGCCGCCCACGCCGAGATCTTGCGCATGTCGTCGTTCTGACGCACGCCCATCTGCGCGAGGTGGGCCGACAGGATGTCCGACAACAGCCGGTCCAGCCCCTCCACCTGTTCGTACGCCCGGGTCAGGTGGTCGCTGACGTCACGGAAGAACGGCTGGGAGCGCTCATGGACGAACGGCACGCCCGCGCCCGCGAGCCGGGCCATCGGCGCCGCCAGCGGTCCGGTGGCCCGGCGGAACTCGAGCACCTGCCGCTTGAACGTGTAGATCCGGGCCGCTGTGTTCTTCGCGTCCCTGCGCGCCGGCTCGAAGACCGCGGTCTCCATCTCCTCCAGGTCCACCTGGAGCTCGGCCGCCACCTCGATGTAGTGGTCGACGATGGCGTCGCTGACCGCGTACAGCACCGCGGTCGGGCCGTGCCTCAGCACCTCCGGCTCGGCTTCCAGCCGCTCACGGACCGCGTGCAGCGGAGCGCCCTCGCCGTGCCGGACCGTCACCACGAACGAGTCGCCTATGAAGACCATCAGCTCGCCCGTGGTCACGGAGTCGCTCTCCGGCTCGTACACCACGGGTTTGAGGACCACGAACAGCGAGTCGTCGTACACCTCGAGCTTGGGCCGCTGATGGGCCTTGAGCGCGTCCTCGACGGCGAGCGGATGCAGCGAGAACTCGGCGGAGACATGGTCGAACTCCTCCTCCGTCGGCTCGTGCAGGCCGATCCACAAGAAGGCGTCCCCCGTGGCACGCGCCTCGTCAAGGGCATCGGAGAAGTCCGACGGGCCCTCGCTGCGGCGCCCGTCGCGGTAAATGGCACAGTCCACGATCACGGCGCGCATTCTTCCCTGACCTCCGCCCCCGCACACCCCCGGCCCGTCCGGCACGCCGGGACCGTAGGCTGGCCCCCATGGCCACGCTGATCCTCGTACGCCACGGACGTTCCACCGCCAACACCGAGGGAGTGCTCGCCGGCTGGACACCGGGTGTCCGCCTCGACGAGCACGGTGCCGCACAGGCGGCCGCGCTGCCCGCACGACTGGCGGCGGTGCCGCTCGCGGCGGTGGTCTCCAGCCCGCTGGAGCGCTGCCGCGAGACGCTCGCGCCTCTGCTCGCGGCCCGGCCCGGGCTCGCCGCGGAGACCGACGAGCGCATCGGGGAGTGCCTCTACGGCGAGTGGTCCGGCCGCAAGCTCAAGGAGCTCGCGGAGGAGCCGCTGATGGAGGTCGTCCAGCACCACCCCTCCGCGGTGTCCTTCCCCGGCGGCGAGTCCATGCGGGCCATGCAGGCGCGCGCCGTGGACGCCGTCCGCGACTGGAACGCCCGCGTCGAGGCGACGCACGGCGAGGGCGCGGCCTATCTGATGTGCTCGCACGGGGACATCATCAAGTCCCTGGTGGCGGACGCCCTCGGGCTCCATCTCGACCTCTTCCAGCGGATCCACGTCGAACCGTGCTCCGTCACCGCCATCCGCTACACCCGCAGCCGGCCGTTCCTGCTGCGCCTCGGCGACACCGGCGATCTCGGTTCGCTCGTTCCCCGCGCGGAAGGACCGGAGGAGAAGGGCGACAGCGGCGACGCGGTCGTCGGGGGCGGCGCGGGCGCATCGTGATCGCTCCGCGCAGTAGGGTGGACGCGCCGAAAAGCTGAAGTTCACCGGATGCCGAAACCGACCGATCCGACGATCCAAAGGGAGACAGAACGTGTCCCGTCAGGTGTTCCTCTACGACCCGCCGGACCGCTTCGTGGCCGGTACGGTCGGGCTGCCTGGCCGCCGTACGTTCTTCCTGCAGGCTTCGGCCGCAGGACGCGTGACCAGCGTCGCCCTGGAGAAGACTCAGGTGGCCGCCCTCGCGGAGCGGATCGACGAGCTCCTGGACGAAGTGGTCCGCCGCACCGGGGGCAACGCGCCGGTCCCGGCGGTCGCCCCGGCGGACGTGGCCGACACCGCGCCGCTCGACAACCCGGTCGAGGAGGAGTTCCGCGTCGGCACGATGGCGCTGGCCTGGGACGGCGAGGAACAGCGCATGATCGTCGAGGCACAGGCGCTGGTGGAGCTCGAGGCCGAGTCCGAGGAGGACCTCGCGGAGGCCGAGGAGCGGCTGCTGCAGGACGAGGAGAACGGCCCGCCGATGCTGCGGGTCCGGCTCACCGGCGCACAGGCCAGGGCGTTCGCCAAGCGCGCACTGGACGTGGTGAACGCCGGCCGGCCGCCGTGCCCGCTGTGCAGCCTGCCCCTCGATCCGGAAGGACACGTATGCCCGCGCCAGAACGGATACCGACGGGGCGCGTGAGCACCCCCGACGCGCTGACGCTGCTGGCCAAGGGCGAGCTGACCGTACGCGGAAGGCTGCGCGAGGCGTCCAACGCGGTGCTGTACTGCGCGGTTTCGTACGAGGGCGAGGAAGCCCACTGCGTCTACAAGCCCATCGCGGGGGAGCGCCCGCTGTGGGACTTCCCCGACGGCACCCTGGCGCAGCGCGAGGTCGCCGCGTACGAGGTGTCGCAGGCGACCGGCTGGGGCCTGGTGCCGCCCACCGTGCTGCGCGACGGCCCCTACGGCCAGGGCATGGTCCAGCTGTGGATCGAGGCCGACCCGGAGGCCGCCCTGCTGGCCCTCGTCGAGGACGAGGAAGCGGGGGAGGGCTGGAAGGCGGTCGGCTTCGCCGACGTGGGCGAGGGCCGTACCGCGCTGCTCGTCCACGCCGACGACCCGCGCCTGCGCAGGCTCGCGGTCCTCGACGCCGTGATCAACAACGGGGACCGCAAGGGCGGCCACCTGCTTCCCACCACCGACGGAACCCTCTACGCGATCGACCACGGGGTCACCTTCAACGTCGACGACAAGCTGCGCACCCTGCTGTGGGGATGGGCGGGGGAGCCACTGCCGACGGAGGCGGTCGCCGCGCTCACGACCCTCGCGACGGCCCTCGCCGACGGCGGGACGCTCGCCACCCGACTGGCGGAACTGCTCACGGCGGCCGAGGTGGCGGCCCTGAGCGGCCGGGTGGCGGCCCTGCTCCGGTCCGGCACCCATCCCGTGCCGTCGGGCGACTGGCCGGCGATCCCCTGGCCGCCCGTCTAGGCACAGCGCCCGCCGGACCGCAAGAGTGCCCAACCGGTCAAGATCAGTGATCCGGTTCGTATCCGGAACATGCGTCCGGTTAGGCTCGTGCCATGCATGCCTGGCCCGCTTCTGAGGTCCCCGCCCTGCCCGGCAAGGGCCGCGACCTCCGGATCCACGACACCGCGACCGACGGTCTGGTGACCCTTGACCCCGGTCCCGTCGCCCGTATCTACGTCTGCGGCATCACACCGTACGACGCGACCCACATGGGTCACGCGGCGACCTACAACGCGTTCGACCTCGTGCAGCGCGTGTGGCTCGACACCAAGCGGCAGGTTCACTATGTCCAGAACGTCACGGACGTGGACGATCCGCTGCTCGAGCGTGCCACCCGCGACGGACACGACTGGACCGAGCTCGCGGAGCGCGAGACGGCTCTGTTCCGCGAGGACATGACCGCGCTGCGGATGCTTCCGCCGCAGCACTACATCGGCGCGGTCGAGGCGATTCCGGGCATCGTGCCGCTCGTCGAACGGCTCCGTGACGCCGGCGCCGCCTACGAGCTGGAGGGCGACGTCTACTTCTCCGTCGAGTCCGACCCGCACTTCGGCGAGGTCTCCCGGCTCGACGCGGAGGCGATGCGACTGCTGTCCGCGGAGCGCGGCGGCGACCCCGAGCGTCCCGGCAAGAAGAACCCGCTCGACCCGATGCTGTGGATGGCGGCCCGCGAGGGCGAGCCGAGCTGGGACGGCGGCTCCCTCGGCCGCGGCCGGCCCGGCTGGCACATCGAGTGTGTCGCCATCGCGCTGGACCACCTCGGCATGGGCTTCGACGTCCAGGGCGGCGGTTCCGATCTCGCCTTCCCGCACCACGAGATGGGCGCCTCGCACGCCCAGGCCCTCACCGGCGAGCACCCCTTCGCCAAGGCGTACGTCCACGCGGGCATGGTCGCCCTCGACGGCGCGAAGATGTCGAAGTCCAAGGGCAACCTGGTCTTCGTCTCCAAGCTGCGCCGCGACGGCGTGGACCCGGCCGCCATACGGCTCGCGCTCCTCTCCCACCACTACCGGGCCGACTGGGAGTGGACCGACGCCGTGCTGCGGGAAGCGGTCGAGCGCGTAGGACGCTGGCGCGCCGCCGTCTCCCGGCCCGACGGACCCTCCGCCGACGCCCTGGTCGAGGAGATCCGCGCGGCCCTCGCCGACGACCTCGACGCCCCGTCGGCGCTCGCCGCCGTCGACCGCTGGGCAGCGCTCCAGGAGGCGGAGGGCGGCACCGACGAGGGCGCCCCGGGGCTGGTGTCCCGGGCGGTCGACGCCCTGCTGGGCGTGGCGCTCTAGGAACGTTCTCCGACCCCCGCCGGGCGCCCGTCAGCGCGCCCGGCGGGAGTGGGCTCCTCCGCTTGCACGTTCTCGAGGCGGGTGCGCCGGGCGTGTGGTGAGGTGACGGGACAGGCCCTCGGGCCATCCGTCACCATTGCCGGAAGGACACACCGTGGAACGTGCCTTCGCACGCAGAGAGGTACTCGGCGCGGCAGCGGCCATCGGCGCGGCCGCGCTCCTCGGGCCCGCGGCCGGCGCGGCCCGCGCCGCGTCGCCGAAGAACTGGCCGACCCGCATCCCCCTGCCGAACGGCTTCCAGCCGGAGGGCATCACCATCGGCCGCAGCCCTTACGCCTGGTTCGGGTCGATCGCCGACGGCGACGTCTACCGCGCGAGCCTGGCCACCGGGCGCGGCCGGGTGGCCGTCGAAGGGCTCGGCGCGGGACGCTCCGTCATCGGGCTGAAGATCGACCGGCAGGAGCGGCGGCTGTTCCTCTCCGGCGGCTTCAGCCGGGAGATCAGGGTCGCCGACGTGCGCTCGGGGAAGATCGACGCACTGTTCACCGTCGGCGCTGAGGGCTCGATGGTGAACGACGTGGTGCTGACGCCCGAAGCGGCGTGGTTCACCGACTCGTTCCGACCTCAGCTCTACCGGCTCGCGTTGGACCGGCACGGCGAGCCGGCGCGCGAGGTGGTCACGGTGGCCCTGGGCGGTGAGTGGGAGCAGGGTACGGACTTCACCGCCAACGGGATCGAGCGGACACCCGACGGCAGCGCCCTGCTGGTGGTCAACACCGTGGTGGAGGGCGGATCGTTGATGCGGGTGGACCCGCGCGACGGTACCGCCCGCCGGGTCGACCTTGGGGACCTGGCCATTCCCTTCGGTGACGGTCTCCTGCTGCTCGGCCGTCATCTCTACATCGTGCAGCAGCAGTTGAACCAGGTCGACGTCGTCCGGCTGAACGCCGCGGGCACCCGGGGCACACCGATCGCCCGGATCACCGACCCGCGCTTCCGCATCCCCACCACGGCAGCGGCCTGGGGCGACCGGATCTATCTCCCCAACGCGCGCTTCGACGTGCCCCCGACGCCCGACACCGAGTACGACGCCGTGGCCGTCGACCGGGTCTGAGCGACCGGATGGTGTGAGGGACGGGAGCGGGGTGGCGCCGGTCTGCCCGGTGCCACCCCGCTCCGTACGCTCGCTCCGCCACGGCCGTGCGACGCTACGGCCGTGCGACGTGCGCCTTACGACTCCGGCCGCTCGGCGCCGCCTTCGCCCTCGCCGCTGTCGTCCCGGTCGCGGCTGTCGTCGCGGCCGCTGTCGTCCCGCTCGCCGTCCCGGCCGCCGGTCCCGTCGGCGTCGCCGGCCGGGGGCTGCTCCCGGTCCTCGTCGGCGTCGGACCCGGCCTTGCCGCCGGAACGCTCCTCGTCCGTGGCTGAACCGGACTCCGGTTCGGGGCGCGGGGGCATCGGCGGCTTGGTGCGCCCGCCCGCCGGGTCGCGCAGATACGTGCCCTCGCCGCCGTCGGTCGCATGACCGCCGGGGCCTCCGCTGTCGCGCCGGCGCAGATACCGTTCGAACTCGCGGGCGATGGCCTCGCCCGATGCCTCCGGCAGCTCCGCGGTGTCGCGCGCCTCCTCCAGCGTCTGGACGTACTCGGCCACCTCGCTGTCCTCCGCGGCCAGTTGGTCGACGCCGAGCTGCCAGGCCCGGGCGTCCTCGGCCAGCTCGCCCAGCGGGATACGGAGGCCGATGAGGTCCTCCAGCCGGTTGAGCAGCGCGAGCGTCGCCTTCGGGTTGGGCGGCTGCGAGACGTAGTGCGGGACAGCGGCCCACAGGCTCACCGCCGGCACACCGGCATGGGTGCACGCCTCCTGGAGGATGCCGACGATTCCCGTCGGCCCCTCGTACCGGGTCTCCTCGAGATCCATCGTTCTCGCCAGGTCCGGGTCGGACGTGATCCCGCTGACGGGCACCGGCCTGGTGTGCGGGGTGTCGCCGAGCAGCGCGCCCAGGATCACCACCATCTCCACGCCCAGTTCATGGGCGAAGCCCAGGATCTCGTTGCAGAACGAACGCCAGCGCATGGAGGGTTCGATACCGCGGACCAGCACGAGGTCCCGGGGTTTGTCGCCGCCGACGCGGACCACGGAGAGCCGGGTGGTCGGCCAGGTGATCTTGCGTACGCCGCCGTCCAGCCACACCGTGGGCCGGTTGACCTGGAAGTCGTAGTAGTCCTCGGCGTCGAGCGCCGCGAACACCTCCCCCTTCCATTCCCGGTCCAGGTGAGCGACCGCGGTGGAGGCGGCGTCGCCGGCGTCGTTCCAGCCCTCGAACGCGGCCACCATGACCGGGTCGATCAGCTCGGGCATCCCCTCGAGCTCGATCACCCAGTGCCTCCTTCCGAAGTTCCCTTTCTTACGCCCCAACCTTACGGCTTTCCGCGCCTCCCGCCGCAGCCCCCGTGCACGGCCGGGTGAACTTGGGCCCGGCCGGACACGCGGCGGGCCGTGGAGCCGCATGGCAGCTGATTCATCCGAGCTGTGCGGGGAA
Coding sequences within:
- a CDS encoding SCO1664 family protein yields the protein MPAPERIPTGRVSTPDALTLLAKGELTVRGRLREASNAVLYCAVSYEGEEAHCVYKPIAGERPLWDFPDGTLAQREVAAYEVSQATGWGLVPPTVLRDGPYGQGMVQLWIEADPEAALLALVEDEEAGEGWKAVGFADVGEGRTALLVHADDPRLRRLAVLDAVINNGDRKGGHLLPTTDGTLYAIDHGVTFNVDDKLRTLLWGWAGEPLPTEAVAALTTLATALADGGTLATRLAELLTAAEVAALSGRVAALLRSGTHPVPSGDWPAIPWPPV
- a CDS encoding PAC2 family protein, with the translated sequence MIELEGMPELIDPVMVAAFEGWNDAGDAASTAVAHLDREWKGEVFAALDAEDYYDFQVNRPTVWLDGGVRKITWPTTRLSVVRVGGDKPRDLVLVRGIEPSMRWRSFCNEILGFAHELGVEMVVILGALLGDTPHTRPVPVSGITSDPDLARTMDLEETRYEGPTGIVGILQEACTHAGVPAVSLWAAVPHYVSQPPNPKATLALLNRLEDLIGLRIPLGELAEDARAWQLGVDQLAAEDSEVAEYVQTLEEARDTAELPEASGEAIAREFERYLRRRDSGGPGGHATDGGEGTYLRDPAGGRTKPPMPPRPEPESGSATDEERSGGKAGSDADEDREQPPAGDADGTGGRDGERDDSGRDDSRDRDDSGEGEGGAERPES
- a CDS encoding aldo/keto reductase, encoding MEQRHLGRTGLRVSRIGLGTLTWGRDTDEHDAADQLKVFWEAGGTLVDTADVYGGGDAEYLLGQLVERLVPRSELVIATKAGSVPDPDRRFDGSRGHLLAALDASLARLGTDHVDLWQIHAFDPDTPLDETLQALDIAVSSGRARYAGVSNFCGWQLAKAATWQLAAPGVRTRLASTQMEYSLLQRGVEREVLPAALDLGVGLLPSSPLGRGVLTGKYRTATPSDSRGASEQMAPFVEPYLDEAASSIVDAVVTAADGLAATPLEVALAWVRDRPGVVAPIVGARNAQQLMAALSVEALSLPDEIRRALDDVSAPVHRYPDQDWSTL
- the mshC gene encoding cysteine--1-D-myo-inosityl 2-amino-2-deoxy-alpha-D-glucopyranoside ligase, with the translated sequence MHAWPASEVPALPGKGRDLRIHDTATDGLVTLDPGPVARIYVCGITPYDATHMGHAATYNAFDLVQRVWLDTKRQVHYVQNVTDVDDPLLERATRDGHDWTELAERETALFREDMTALRMLPPQHYIGAVEAIPGIVPLVERLRDAGAAYELEGDVYFSVESDPHFGEVSRLDAEAMRLLSAERGGDPERPGKKNPLDPMLWMAAREGEPSWDGGSLGRGRPGWHIECVAIALDHLGMGFDVQGGGSDLAFPHHEMGASHAQALTGEHPFAKAYVHAGMVALDGAKMSKSKGNLVFVSKLRRDGVDPAAIRLALLSHHYRADWEWTDAVLREAVERVGRWRAAVSRPDGPSADALVEEIRAALADDLDAPSALAAVDRWAALQEAEGGTDEGAPGLVSRAVDALLGVAL
- a CDS encoding LLM class F420-dependent oxidoreductase, with the translated sequence MRLGINLGYWGAGMDGDNLAVAQEADRLGYDVCWVAEAYGSDAPTVLSWVAAQTERIDVGSAILQIPARQPAMTAMTAATLDSLSGGRFRLGLGVSGPQVSEGWYGVKFDKPLARTREYVEIVRKAMSRERLSYEGEHWTLPLPDGPGKPIKLTVHPQREHIPLYIAAIGPKNLEQTGEIADGALLIFPSADHIEDTALRHIRAGREKAGLTMEGFDVCPTLPLAVGDDVAGLADMFRPYTALYVGGMGSRKQNFYNQLAQRMGYEKEAAEIQDKYLGGDKAGAAAAVPHTLIDQTALLGPVERIADRMQSYAAAGVTTLTLAPAGFTLDERIGALRAGTEALERAGLA
- a CDS encoding histidine phosphatase family protein gives rise to the protein MATLILVRHGRSTANTEGVLAGWTPGVRLDEHGAAQAAALPARLAAVPLAAVVSSPLERCRETLAPLLAARPGLAAETDERIGECLYGEWSGRKLKELAEEPLMEVVQHHPSAVSFPGGESMRAMQARAVDAVRDWNARVEATHGEGAAYLMCSHGDIIKSLVADALGLHLDLFQRIHVEPCSVTAIRYTRSRPFLLRLGDTGDLGSLVPRAEGPEEKGDSGDAVVGGGAGAS
- a CDS encoding DUF3090 domain-containing protein, with the translated sequence MSRQVFLYDPPDRFVAGTVGLPGRRTFFLQASAAGRVTSVALEKTQVAALAERIDELLDEVVRRTGGNAPVPAVAPADVADTAPLDNPVEEEFRVGTMALAWDGEEQRMIVEAQALVELEAESEEDLAEAEERLLQDEENGPPMLRVRLTGAQARAFAKRALDVVNAGRPPCPLCSLPLDPEGHVCPRQNGYRRGA
- a CDS encoding magnesium and cobalt transport protein CorA — translated: MRAVIVDCAIYRDGRRSEGPSDFSDALDEARATGDAFLWIGLHEPTEEEFDHVSAEFSLHPLAVEDALKAHQRPKLEVYDDSLFVVLKPVVYEPESDSVTTGELMVFIGDSFVVTVRHGEGAPLHAVRERLEAEPEVLRHGPTAVLYAVSDAIVDHYIEVAAELQVDLEEMETAVFEPARRDAKNTAARIYTFKRQVLEFRRATGPLAAPMARLAGAGVPFVHERSQPFFRDVSDHLTRAYEQVEGLDRLLSDILSAHLAQMGVRQNDDMRKISAWAAMAAVPTMVAGVYGMNFEHMWELRQGWAYPAVLVLMAGAVYGLFRLFKRRGWL
- a CDS encoding SMP-30/gluconolactonase/LRE family protein; the protein is MERAFARREVLGAAAAIGAAALLGPAAGAARAASPKNWPTRIPLPNGFQPEGITIGRSPYAWFGSIADGDVYRASLATGRGRVAVEGLGAGRSVIGLKIDRQERRLFLSGGFSREIRVADVRSGKIDALFTVGAEGSMVNDVVLTPEAAWFTDSFRPQLYRLALDRHGEPAREVVTVALGGEWEQGTDFTANGIERTPDGSALLVVNTVVEGGSLMRVDPRDGTARRVDLGDLAIPFGDGLLLLGRHLYIVQQQLNQVDVVRLNAAGTRGTPIARITDPRFRIPTTAAAWGDRIYLPNARFDVPPTPDTEYDAVAVDRV